A section of the Agarivorans litoreus genome encodes:
- a CDS encoding tetrathionate reductase family octaheme c-type cytochrome, producing the protein MNKSIALLVLLINCSSLSLASTAEPEPSLNQSVTSIVSTADHSSFEALNQEFDYAPDVTEACLECHTEAAKQVHKTFHWTWSKKVDGIEVGKAKNGFNNYCVSAKGNESCTQCHAGYGWRNEDFDLEAEENVDCLVCHDTTATYKKSAATSGHPYYEDKIIGGKLQKAVDLQYVATHVGKPARENCLACHANGGGGNGVKHGDTDLSLIAPEYELDVHMSPEKLDFSCQDCHSASEHKISGRYNDRKAFLDHQLNMGRASRQGNNVSCESCHSATPHNKRHIDIHTAKVACTSCHIPEMARGPYLTKLSWDWSTAGQTKDGKPFVEDKIFDGVEQHAYMSKKGTFTWGRNVTPEYHWYKGELKQMTLLDTIDPSQSPIDINPPTGSYSDPEARIWPFKVHKGKQPYDTELKRILPIKLYGRAGTGAFWTELNWEKALIAGAKLNNLEFSGSYNFIETNGYWPIKHMVAPANESLSCVACHSKNSRLNGLTDFYLVGRDSNRFVECFGALAIWGGLVGVVLHALMRIFTLRRRKSNNREH; encoded by the coding sequence ATGAATAAATCAATTGCATTGTTGGTGTTACTAATTAACTGCTCTAGCTTAAGTTTGGCTTCAACAGCAGAACCAGAGCCTAGCCTCAATCAATCAGTTACTTCAATTGTAAGTACCGCGGATCACTCTAGCTTTGAAGCGTTAAATCAGGAGTTTGACTATGCACCTGATGTAACAGAGGCCTGTCTAGAGTGTCATACAGAGGCAGCCAAGCAAGTTCATAAAACGTTCCATTGGACCTGGTCAAAAAAAGTCGATGGCATTGAAGTAGGTAAAGCCAAAAATGGTTTTAACAATTATTGCGTATCTGCCAAAGGAAATGAAAGTTGCACCCAATGCCATGCGGGTTATGGTTGGCGCAACGAAGACTTTGATTTAGAAGCTGAAGAAAACGTAGACTGCCTAGTTTGTCACGATACAACTGCTACTTATAAAAAGTCTGCCGCCACTTCTGGTCACCCTTATTATGAAGATAAAATAATTGGCGGAAAGCTACAAAAAGCGGTGGACCTTCAATATGTGGCAACCCATGTCGGTAAACCAGCACGCGAAAACTGTTTAGCTTGTCACGCTAATGGAGGCGGTGGTAACGGAGTAAAACATGGCGATACCGATCTTTCACTGATTGCCCCTGAATATGAACTGGATGTTCATATGAGCCCTGAAAAACTAGATTTCTCCTGTCAAGACTGCCACAGCGCCAGCGAACACAAAATCTCTGGTCGTTACAACGACCGAAAGGCATTTCTCGACCATCAGCTCAACATGGGCCGAGCGAGTCGGCAAGGTAACAATGTTTCCTGCGAGTCCTGCCACAGTGCTACTCCTCACAATAAAAGGCACATCGACATACACACCGCAAAAGTAGCCTGTACATCATGCCACATCCCAGAAATGGCTCGGGGACCTTACTTAACCAAGCTATCTTGGGATTGGTCAACAGCCGGACAAACTAAGGATGGCAAACCTTTTGTTGAAGATAAGATTTTTGATGGCGTTGAGCAACACGCATATATGAGCAAAAAAGGAACGTTTACCTGGGGAAGGAACGTAACGCCAGAATATCACTGGTACAAAGGTGAACTTAAACAAATGACCCTATTAGATACGATCGATCCAAGCCAATCTCCTATCGACATTAACCCCCCTACAGGTAGTTATAGTGACCCTGAAGCTCGTATCTGGCCATTTAAAGTACATAAGGGCAAGCAGCCATACGATACAGAACTTAAGCGCATACTACCAATAAAGTTATACGGCAGAGCGGGTACAGGCGCGTTTTGGACTGAACTCAATTGGGAAAAAGCACTAATTGCCGGTGCCAAACTCAATAACCTGGAGTTTAGTGGTAGTTACAACTTCATAGAAACTAATGGATATTGGCCGATTAAACACATGGTTGCCCCTGCAAATGAATCCTTATCTTGTGTTGCTTGTCATAGCAAAAACAGCCGCTTGAATGGCCTTACTGATTTCTACTTAGTGGGCCGCGACAGCAATCGTTTTGTAGAATGTTTTGGTGCCTTGGCTATCTGGGGTGGATTGGTCGGCGTTGTATTACACGCTTTGATGCGGATATTTACCCTTCGTCGCCGCAAGTCTAACAACCGTGAACATTAA
- a CDS encoding FlgO family outer membrane protein: protein MKGISLVALATSMLLGCSSSPSMQKVVVYDGSKHHAAHTHNAHYMEGVLDENGQLFLSGMQSRSLNPASPDMSDPDVQHSLTDYVNLMSQRLVSSSHYVNADTPIGVASFVPLDNLRTTDLFGMQLAESFVYEMQQSGFSVIDYKTTGFIRITPEGDFVYSRNVKELSKRLPIEYLLVGTFSKSNKGILVNARIVGAQSKVVVASAQELIPNEVYQSKVPAPVKRDGVMIIESRKQASKTKMPMGERG from the coding sequence ATGAAAGGTATATCTTTAGTAGCCTTGGCTACTTCAATGCTGTTGGGGTGCTCTAGTTCCCCATCAATGCAAAAAGTTGTAGTGTACGATGGCTCAAAGCATCACGCCGCACATACTCACAACGCTCACTACATGGAAGGTGTTTTAGACGAGAACGGCCAGTTGTTTTTAAGTGGAATGCAAAGCCGCTCGCTTAACCCTGCCAGTCCCGATATGAGTGACCCTGATGTTCAGCACTCTCTTACCGATTATGTAAACCTAATGTCGCAACGCTTAGTGTCTAGCTCTCACTATGTGAATGCTGATACACCAATCGGGGTGGCTTCGTTTGTTCCTTTAGATAATCTTCGCACCACTGATTTATTTGGCATGCAGCTAGCCGAAAGTTTTGTTTACGAGATGCAACAAAGTGGCTTTTCGGTGATTGATTATAAAACCACTGGTTTTATTCGCATTACCCCAGAAGGAGACTTCGTATATAGCCGCAACGTCAAAGAGTTATCTAAGCGTTTACCCATTGAGTACTTACTTGTAGGTACTTTTAGCAAATCAAATAAAGGTATTTTGGTGAACGCTCGGATTGTTGGGGCTCAATCAAAAGTAGTGGTTGCCTCTGCTCAAGAGCTTATTCCGAATGAAGTGTATCAAAGCAAAGTACCTGCGCCGGTTAAGCGAGATGGGGTAATGATTATCGAGTCGCGTAAGCAGGCCAGCAAAACTAAGATGCCGATGGGTGAGCGTGGTTAG
- a CDS encoding cytochrome b/b6 domain-containing protein encodes MSKAVMIFKRFERFWHWGQATLVLLLMLTGLELHGSIKLFGFGESSNFHHWAGFIWSALVVLIFTWIFTTGEWKQFVPNKNGLDVVLRFYLYGVFIGEEHPHHMSAENKFNPLQRLAYLGVLFVLIPLQIITGLIFFFFPELRAAGLIEQIGLIAVVHTFCAYTLIAFLLVHLYLITLGRKLSSHLRAMLSGKESDDESNNY; translated from the coding sequence ATGAGTAAAGCGGTGATGATATTTAAACGTTTTGAACGCTTTTGGCACTGGGGCCAAGCCACATTGGTACTATTACTAATGCTCACGGGGCTTGAGCTGCATGGGTCTATTAAACTGTTTGGTTTTGGCGAAAGTTCTAATTTTCACCATTGGGCTGGCTTCATTTGGTCGGCACTAGTAGTGCTTATTTTCACTTGGATATTTACCACCGGTGAGTGGAAACAATTTGTGCCTAACAAGAATGGTCTTGACGTGGTGCTAAGATTTTATCTGTATGGCGTTTTTATTGGCGAGGAGCATCCTCATCATATGTCGGCAGAAAATAAATTCAACCCATTACAGCGCCTAGCCTATCTAGGCGTGTTGTTTGTATTGATCCCTTTGCAGATTATTACTGGTCTAATATTTTTCTTCTTTCCAGAGCTACGCGCGGCAGGCCTTATAGAACAAATTGGCTTAATTGCTGTTGTTCATACATTTTGTGCCTATACGCTTATCGCATTTCTATTAGTTCACCTATACCTGATCACCTTAGGTCGCAAGCTGTCTAGTCACCTGCGAGCCATGTTAAGCGGAAAAGAATCAGACGACGAATCTAACAATTACTAA
- a CDS encoding LPP20 family lipoprotein, which yields MNNLYFRTWFISLAVLLLLACTPTTQVKQVEWTYDPPGDFTVVNAVGYAPISQQRGADMSAKQLRAMKASKLDAYRELSEQVYGQHIDSTATVSDMVLGNERLAASVAGVIRGAKVINAYAVDDVYVTELQLDFREVYRVTMSMAPTRHLESQKTVHF from the coding sequence ATGAACAATCTGTACTTTAGAACGTGGTTTATTAGTCTAGCGGTTTTACTGTTGCTAGCGTGTACGCCAACAACCCAAGTTAAACAAGTTGAATGGACTTATGATCCGCCGGGTGACTTTACCGTGGTTAATGCCGTTGGTTATGCGCCTATTAGTCAGCAGCGTGGGGCAGACATGAGCGCTAAACAATTACGTGCAATGAAAGCCTCGAAGCTGGACGCTTATCGAGAGCTTTCTGAGCAAGTGTATGGCCAACATATCGATAGTACTGCAACTGTTAGCGATATGGTGCTTGGTAACGAGCGTTTAGCCGCCTCGGTTGCCGGGGTAATACGTGGCGCTAAGGTGATTAATGCCTACGCGGTTGACGATGTATATGTTACTGAGTTGCAACTTGATTTCAGAGAGGTGTACCGCGTTACTATGTCTATGGCACCAACTCGCCATCTCGAGAGTCAAAAAACCGTTCATTTTTAG
- the flgA gene encoding flagellar basal body P-ring formation chaperone FlgA, whose protein sequence is MLIKIAASLLLFCFSLTAHTTELHIQLEKAAVDFVRSQIIHDSSQKIELTANQLDERIAIPECPTPYRYSLANGEVRRNTSVLVTCDEQANWRLYIPVRKQVLLAVVVAASPIQEGAALTNAQLTTNFLPENRLRGSYFTELEPLLGAKLRRAMRKDQIITGRDICIVCKGDAVTISANAGGLNVTTQGTALSSGTIGDTIRVRNNQSQRLVTGRVKAIGLVDVKL, encoded by the coding sequence ATGTTGATAAAAATTGCAGCTTCACTCTTATTATTTTGTTTTAGTCTTACTGCTCACACTACTGAGCTACATATACAGCTGGAAAAAGCAGCAGTAGATTTTGTCCGTTCGCAAATAATTCACGACAGTAGTCAAAAAATTGAGCTTACCGCAAATCAACTTGATGAGCGGATTGCCATCCCCGAATGCCCAACACCCTACCGCTATAGCTTAGCCAATGGCGAGGTGCGCAGAAACACCAGTGTTTTAGTCACTTGTGATGAACAAGCAAACTGGCGTCTCTATATCCCAGTACGCAAACAAGTATTGCTTGCCGTGGTGGTAGCAGCCTCACCCATCCAGGAAGGGGCCGCCTTAACTAACGCGCAACTTACCACCAATTTTTTACCCGAAAATCGCTTACGTGGCAGTTACTTCACAGAGCTAGAGCCACTACTTGGTGCTAAACTTAGGCGAGCGATGCGAAAAGACCAAATTATAACTGGGCGCGATATTTGCATTGTTTGTAAAGGTGATGCTGTAACCATCTCTGCCAATGCTGGCGGGCTGAACGTAACAACCCAAGGAACCGCTTTGTCCAGTGGTACTATTGGTGATACCATTCGGGTTAGAAATAATCAGTCTCAGCGTCTGGTCACCGGCCGAGTAAAAGCAATTGGTTTAGTTGATGTAAAACTTTAA
- a CDS encoding IS4 family transposase produces MDVSQALNIINDWKPNQIETLADLLPLELINDAYALSDTVTLRKRKLSLESLVWLLVGMALYNDKSIANIVNQLDIVDREGKPFVAPSALTQRRKQLGEQAIHDVFQLMSKRWCQQANFAHWNGLTLLGVDGVTWRTDDSKENSDAFSRPKGTQYPQVRMVCQMELSTHLITASAFDDYNVNEMVLAEKLIKDTPDHSLTMFDRGFYSMGLLHAWQSAGTERHWLLPLKKNTQYTVQRSFGRNDKLVTLTSNPRARKLWPELSETMTARLVTRKINGKAFEVLTSMIDPMRFPAADIGSLYGHRWEIELGYREQKQFMLGRRLTLRSRKPELVRQELWGILLSYNLIRYQMVEMCFVLKGSYLPYQLSFNGALAHVMRLLVGLPYSSPGAIPRQLKHFYGMAESLILPPRRERTFPRCVKPRPQRYARNKNAVHLK; encoded by the coding sequence ATGGACGTCTCACAAGCACTCAACATCATCAATGACTGGAAGCCCAATCAAATTGAAACACTGGCTGATTTGTTACCCCTTGAGCTCATCAATGATGCCTATGCTTTGTCCGATACGGTTACGCTGAGAAAACGCAAGCTGTCGCTTGAGTCACTGGTCTGGTTGCTTGTTGGAATGGCGCTTTATAATGACAAATCGATAGCCAATATCGTGAATCAGCTCGATATTGTTGACCGTGAAGGTAAGCCTTTCGTTGCGCCAAGTGCACTCACGCAACGGCGTAAACAGCTAGGCGAACAAGCGATACACGATGTCTTTCAACTCATGTCAAAGCGCTGGTGCCAACAAGCCAACTTCGCTCACTGGAATGGTTTAACATTACTCGGTGTTGATGGTGTCACTTGGCGTACTGATGATTCTAAAGAGAACAGCGATGCATTTTCTCGACCTAAAGGCACACAATACCCACAAGTGCGCATGGTGTGTCAGATGGAGTTAAGCACACATCTCATCACCGCCAGTGCTTTCGACGACTACAACGTCAACGAAATGGTGTTAGCCGAAAAGCTGATTAAAGATACGCCAGACCATAGCCTAACGATGTTCGACCGTGGCTTTTATTCGATGGGGTTACTGCATGCTTGGCAGAGTGCAGGTACAGAGCGCCACTGGCTTCTGCCATTAAAGAAAAACACTCAATATACCGTGCAGAGAAGCTTTGGGCGTAACGATAAACTTGTCACCCTTACTAGTAATCCTAGAGCGCGTAAGTTATGGCCAGAACTATCCGAAACGATGACAGCTCGTCTCGTGACCCGCAAAATCAATGGCAAGGCATTTGAGGTACTCACTTCCATGATTGACCCGATGCGCTTTCCCGCAGCAGATATTGGTTCATTGTATGGACACCGTTGGGAAATCGAACTGGGATACCGAGAGCAAAAACAGTTTATGTTGGGAAGGCGTTTGACACTCAGAAGCCGTAAACCGGAGCTGGTGCGCCAAGAGCTATGGGGCATTTTGCTGAGCTATAATTTGATACGGTATCAAATGGTTGAAATGTGCTTTGTGTTGAAAGGGAGCTACTTACCTTACCAGCTGAGTTTCAATGGCGCGTTAGCGCATGTCATGAGGTTATTGGTAGGACTGCCTTATTCCAGCCCAGGGGCAATTCCTCGGCAGCTCAAGCATTTTTATGGGATGGCAGAAAGCCTCATTCTTCCGCCAAGGCGAGAACGAACCTTTCCAAGATGCGTAAAGCCCAGACCGCAGCGATACGCTAGAAACAAAAATGCCGTTCACCTTAAGTGA
- a CDS encoding FlgO family outer membrane protein: MRYTTLFILLVTLQGCNTSLHHVSNYPYVEPREQQDAALYVHVDNLSKQLTDDLDLTETDSVAISTVVDLDNLQSSDGFGRQVAEAMFAALSREGVNMVEPRLTGRLQMDPGFGEFSLSRDAELLRTEMEITYVVVGSFQRTTSGRHVNLRLVELSSQAVVSAAYQFIPNMAGATSPRVTSVNGSLQRHEQSVL; encoded by the coding sequence ATGCGATATACGACACTATTTATTTTGCTGGTAACGCTACAAGGATGCAATACCAGTTTACACCATGTTTCTAATTATCCTTATGTTGAGCCGCGTGAGCAACAAGATGCCGCTTTATATGTGCATGTCGATAACTTGTCTAAACAGTTAACTGATGACCTAGATTTAACCGAGACTGACTCGGTGGCCATCAGTACGGTGGTGGATTTAGACAACCTGCAATCGAGCGATGGATTTGGGCGGCAAGTGGCAGAGGCAATGTTTGCCGCTTTATCGCGTGAAGGCGTAAATATGGTAGAGCCGCGCCTTACAGGGCGCTTGCAGATGGACCCTGGTTTTGGTGAGTTTTCGTTATCACGAGATGCAGAATTACTGAGAACTGAAATGGAAATCACTTATGTGGTGGTTGGCAGTTTTCAGCGAACAACTTCGGGTAGGCATGTGAATCTTCGTTTAGTTGAGCTATCTAGCCAAGCGGTTGTGTCGGCTGCATATCAATTTATCCCCAATATGGCGGGGGCAACTTCACCGCGTGTGACTAGTGTTAATGGGAGCTTGCAGCGTCATGAACAATCTGTACTTTAG
- the flgN gene encoding flagellar export chaperone FlgN has protein sequence MIAPLLNTQEQQLTLLLSLLEQEKVALEQDDIVALYSIAEQKEQALTLIASADEEIAASSNKELLNSDPQFGQQVDTIKSLLAQCQERNELNGEIIKASNAKVKQLSAIIGQLQNQNASTYDKLGKKHSSQRMGKGFKA, from the coding sequence ATGATAGCCCCACTACTGAATACTCAAGAGCAGCAACTCACCTTGCTGCTTTCTCTTTTAGAGCAAGAAAAAGTTGCTCTTGAGCAAGACGATATCGTAGCTCTTTATTCTATTGCTGAGCAAAAAGAACAAGCATTGACGTTAATAGCGAGTGCTGATGAAGAGATCGCTGCATCTTCCAATAAAGAACTGCTGAATTCAGATCCTCAATTTGGTCAACAAGTCGATACCATCAAAAGTTTGCTTGCCCAATGCCAAGAACGCAATGAGCTAAATGGCGAAATAATCAAAGCCAGCAATGCAAAAGTCAAACAGCTGAGTGCGATAATAGGCCAACTGCAAAACCAAAATGCGTCTACCTATGACAAACTAGGTAAAAAGCACAGTTCACAACGAATGGGTAAAGGCTTTAAGGCCTAA
- the flgM gene encoding flagellar biosynthesis anti-sigma factor FlgM — MALNINNLGGNRPSQLDSNRVADKGTKESAEQRSTAGSAAAQDSVMLTNEAQQLNRIQQNLLSDSNSRSSKLESIKQAVADGTYQVDANKVAQKMGDFESEFNKALG; from the coding sequence ATGGCTTTAAATATTAACAACTTAGGTGGGAACCGTCCTAGTCAACTAGACTCAAACCGAGTTGCTGACAAAGGCACAAAAGAAAGCGCTGAACAACGTTCAACCGCTGGTTCTGCTGCAGCCCAGGATTCAGTTATGCTTACAAACGAAGCACAACAACTAAACCGTATTCAGCAGAATTTGCTCAGTGATTCAAATAGTAGAAGCTCTAAGCTCGAATCAATCAAGCAAGCGGTGGCCGATGGTACTTATCAAGTAGATGCCAATAAAGTTGCGCAGAAAATGGGTGACTTTGAAAGTGAGTTTAATAAAGCGCTTGGATAA
- a CDS encoding flagellar assembly protein T N-terminal domain-containing protein, giving the protein MKQIILLLGMLISMSTHAVWYEAKGQATIVNNDFEQAKSLATQDAVKQLLLYSGASVTSISKVSGGKLTLDQIEVVSKGSLHNLTVLDEGNHGQQYYIILQADVFPAASQCKASGYSKNMLLLPPFLKQQHQARVGQLQELSPAIEQRTYDIARQVGNQFNVKHPPKLPLNYYKPGEHNYKGIKDVADRYGAQYLLGLEIENISLDQVHKPKFINLSYPQRYFVVNARVYNAIDLEEIYNKRFSVNAPWEFDAREVISPYSAEFWLSSYGETVNSTLQHIVTEVDALLACQPLQGSVVKVLGPDRWQINLGKANQLNRGMLLNLIHQNYHWGNWDIPRQEQIMADSMVRIEQVYQDSAIVVAVDPSMTANIQLGDLVSKQ; this is encoded by the coding sequence ATGAAACAGATAATTCTTTTGTTGGGGATGCTAATCAGCATGTCGACACACGCGGTATGGTACGAGGCTAAAGGTCAAGCCACCATCGTTAACAATGATTTTGAGCAAGCGAAAAGCTTAGCCACCCAAGATGCAGTTAAGCAGCTTTTATTGTATTCAGGCGCTTCAGTAACCAGCATCAGCAAAGTATCTGGCGGAAAGCTCACGCTTGATCAAATCGAAGTGGTTTCAAAAGGTTCATTACATAACCTAACAGTGCTAGACGAAGGTAATCATGGCCAGCAATACTATATTATTTTGCAAGCCGACGTATTTCCGGCCGCTAGTCAATGTAAAGCCAGTGGCTACAGCAAAAACATGCTATTACTGCCTCCTTTTTTGAAGCAACAGCATCAAGCTCGAGTAGGTCAATTACAAGAGCTATCGCCAGCCATTGAACAACGTACTTACGATATTGCTAGGCAGGTCGGCAATCAGTTTAACGTTAAGCACCCTCCTAAACTGCCACTAAACTACTACAAGCCCGGTGAGCACAACTACAAAGGTATTAAAGATGTAGCCGATCGTTACGGTGCTCAGTACTTACTTGGGTTGGAAATTGAAAACATTTCATTAGACCAGGTACATAAACCAAAATTTATTAACCTTAGCTACCCGCAACGCTACTTTGTGGTTAACGCACGCGTGTACAACGCCATTGATTTAGAGGAAATCTACAACAAGCGCTTTTCTGTTAACGCGCCTTGGGAATTTGACGCCAGAGAGGTAATCTCGCCCTACTCAGCAGAGTTTTGGTTATCGTCCTACGGAGAAACGGTAAATAGCACGCTACAACACATTGTAACCGAAGTTGATGCTCTGCTGGCTTGCCAACCTTTACAAGGCAGTGTAGTTAAAGTGCTAGGACCAGATCGTTGGCAAATTAATCTAGGAAAAGCTAATCAACTTAACCGTGGTATGTTGTTAAATTTGATTCATCAAAACTACCATTGGGGCAATTGGGACATTCCACGTCAAGAGCAGATTATGGCAGACAGCATGGTACGAATTGAACAGGTGTATCAAGACAGTGCCATCGTGGTAGCGGTTGACCCAAGCATGACAGCAAATATTCAACTTGGTGACTTAGTAAGCAAACAGTAA